The DNA window CACCGTCGATCAGCGTCGCGTCGAGCGGCACGATGCCGCGGTCGATCGCGCCGTAGACCGGGTAGCAGTTGATGTACGGGATGCGGCCGACGCGCAGCATCGCGGCGCTCATCAGGCCGCGGCCACGGCCGGCGTCGGCCCGTCGAAGGTGCGCAGCGTCCGGTAGAAGGAGTCGCGCTCGGCGGGCAGCTTCCCCGCCCCGCGGATCAGCCGGAGCAGGTCGTCGAGCGACATCGACTGCGAGGTGCGTGCGCCGACGGCGTGGTAGATCTTCTCGCGCACGACGGTGCCTTCGAGGTCGTTGACGCCGAAGTGCAGCGCGACCTGCGAGACGGCCTGCCCGACCATGATCCAGTGCGACTTCACGTGCGCGAAGTTGTCCAGGAACAGCCGGCCGACGGCGAGGTTCTTCAGGTCGTCGAAGCCCGTCGTGGACGTCCCCTGCCGGCCGAGGCGCTTCCCGAGCTCGTTGTCGTCGGGGTGGTAGGCGAGCGGGATGTACGCGAGGAAGCCGCCCGTCTCGTCCTGCAGGTCGCGCAGCATCTGCAGGTGCTCCAGCCGCTCCTCGAACGACTCGACGTGGCCGTAGAGCATCGTGCAGTTGGAGCGGATACCCAGCTGGTGTGCCGCGCGGTGCACGCCGATGTAGTCGGCGCCGCCGAGCTTCTTCCCGGCGATCTGCTCGCGCACTGCGGCGCTGAACGTCTCGGCGCCGCCGCCAGGCAGCGTGTCGAGCCCCGCCTCTCGCAGCGCGACCAGCACCTCGGACCACGACATCTTCTCGATGCGCGCGATGTGCGCGATCTCGACGGCCGTGAGCGCCTTGATGTGGACGTGCGGGAAGTTGGCCTTGAGCGCGCGGAACATCGCGTCGTAGTACGCGAGGCCCGCCTGCATGTCGAGGCCGCCCACGATGTGGAACTCGCGCGTCAGCCCGTCGGCCGCGTGCGCCGCCTCGGCCAGCACCTGGTCCAGCGTGTAGCGGTACGCGCCGTCCTCCTTCGGAAGCCGCGCGTAGCCGCAGAACGCGCACGTCTTGCGCAGGACGCAGACGTTGGTCGGATTGATGTGCTGGTTCGACGCGAACGTCACCACGTCGCCGTGACGCGCGCGGTTCACCGCGTCGGCCATCGCGCCCACGCCGAACAGGTCGTGGGAGCGAAAGAGCGCCACCCCGTCCTCGCGCGTCAGCCGCTCGCCCGCGCGCACCTTCTCGGCGATCGGCCGGAGGGCCGGGTCGCGCAGACGGTCGACATCGAAGGCTACGGGCGACGGCATGTGCTGCTCCTCGTGCGGGGGCTGCAAAGGACGGGCTGCTGCGAAGTGCACCCTGCAGGCGATTCGCGCGGCGGCCGGCTGGGGGCCGGCGCGCCGCGCGTCGCGGTCAGGCTTCGAAGCGGCGGACGGCGAGCGTCGCGTTGTGTCCGCCGAACCCTGAGCTGTTGCTGATCGCCACCGTGATGTCGCGCTTGCGTGGCGCGTTCGGCGTGACGTCCAGCTCGATCTCCGGATCCGTCTCGACGTGGTTGATCGTCGGCGGCACGGTCTGATCACGGATCGCCAGCGCGCAGGCGATGAACTCGATCGCGCCCGCGGCGCCGAGCATGTGGCCCGTGCACGACTTGGTCGAGCTGACGCTCAACCCGTTCACCGAGTCGCCGAACACGGCGCGGATGCCGCGCGCCTCGTTCGGGTCGTTGAGCGGCGTCGAGGTGCCGTGCGCGTTGACGTACTGCACGTCCGACGGCTGCAGCCCCGCGTCGGCGAGGCAGCGGCGCATCGCACGCTGCAGCCCGGCGTGGTCCTCGCGCTGCCCGGTGAGGTG is part of the Roseisolibacter agri genome and encodes:
- the mqnE gene encoding aminofutalosine synthase MqnE, producing MPSPVAFDVDRLRDPALRPIAEKVRAGERLTREDGVALFRSHDLFGVGAMADAVNRARHGDVVTFASNQHINPTNVCVLRKTCAFCGYARLPKEDGAYRYTLDQVLAEAAHAADGLTREFHIVGGLDMQAGLAYYDAMFRALKANFPHVHIKALTAVEIAHIARIEKMSWSEVLVALREAGLDTLPGGGAETFSAAVREQIAGKKLGGADYIGVHRAAHQLGIRSNCTMLYGHVESFEERLEHLQMLRDLQDETGGFLAYIPLAYHPDDNELGKRLGRQGTSTTGFDDLKNLAVGRLFLDNFAHVKSHWIMVGQAVSQVALHFGVNDLEGTVVREKIYHAVGARTSQSMSLDDLLRLIRGAGKLPAERDSFYRTLRTFDGPTPAVAAA